A single window of Magnetococcus marinus MC-1 DNA harbors:
- a CDS encoding ABC transporter ATP-binding protein — protein MVQDTQLIRRLLRLIWPFRWYVITALLCMGVMAATNGAIAFMVKPLVDDVFMQKDASLVTLIPIVVMGIFIVRAVVFFLQSYLMQSLGFKIVRLLQVRLYKKILHLDMERFNTESTGSFISRMIFDIDQLKRVVSTALADITRELLTVTFLFGVVVYRAAELAWVSVVGVPLAVYLIYLFGRKMRTISRRQQELMEDVTSHLEETIAGVKVVKAYCMEGYEHGVFRRISQRVLKNNLRSAFINAISKPSIDLVAGIAISLVVLTSAHAILDGKTTPGTLFSFLTALMMAYSPLKRITMLYNGLQAGLAAAQRVFERLDQYPAIQNVPEAGKLQPLTKALRFENIGFRYQSSEGPVLRGINLHIGVGEKVALVGQSGCGKSTLANLVPRFYEPQQGAILFDGVDIRSVTMRSLRQQIAMVTQENVLFNDTIRNNVAYGKLRASDEEIWAALEAANAKSFVEQLPEGLDAMIGNKGAKLSGGQRQRIAIARALLKSASVLILDEATSALDSESEQLVQEALDRLMDRYTTLVIAHRLSTIRNADRIVVMHEGAVAEMGTHDSLLAQGGLYAKLCEIQFDTQTAKE, from the coding sequence GTGGTTCAAGATACCCAACTCATCCGCCGTCTGCTGCGCTTGATCTGGCCGTTCCGTTGGTATGTCATTACCGCACTGCTCTGTATGGGGGTGATGGCGGCTACCAATGGGGCCATCGCCTTTATGGTCAAACCGCTGGTGGATGACGTCTTTATGCAGAAAGACGCCTCCCTCGTTACCCTTATTCCCATTGTGGTTATGGGTATTTTTATCGTGCGGGCGGTGGTCTTTTTTCTGCAATCCTATCTGATGCAGAGCTTGGGCTTTAAGATTGTGCGGCTGTTGCAGGTGCGGCTCTACAAAAAGATTCTGCATTTGGATATGGAGCGTTTTAATACCGAATCCACCGGTAGTTTTATCTCTCGCATGATCTTTGATATTGATCAGCTCAAGCGGGTGGTCTCCACCGCCTTGGCCGATATTACCCGGGAGCTGTTGACGGTCACTTTTCTGTTTGGGGTGGTGGTCTATCGCGCCGCAGAGCTGGCCTGGGTCTCGGTGGTTGGGGTGCCTTTAGCGGTCTATCTGATCTACCTGTTCGGGCGAAAAATGCGCACCATCAGCCGCCGCCAACAAGAGCTGATGGAGGATGTCACCAGCCATCTGGAGGAGACCATCGCCGGGGTTAAGGTGGTCAAAGCCTACTGTATGGAGGGCTATGAACATGGGGTGTTTCGGCGTATTAGCCAGCGGGTATTAAAAAACAACCTGCGCTCAGCCTTTATCAACGCCATCTCCAAGCCCTCCATTGATCTGGTGGCGGGTATTGCCATCTCGCTGGTGGTGTTGACCTCGGCCCATGCCATTTTGGATGGTAAAACCACCCCTGGTACGCTCTTTTCGTTCCTTACCGCGCTCATGATGGCTTACAGTCCATTGAAGCGTATTACGATGCTCTATAATGGGTTACAAGCGGGATTGGCGGCGGCGCAACGGGTGTTTGAGCGGCTGGATCAATATCCTGCCATTCAAAATGTGCCGGAGGCCGGTAAGCTGCAACCCCTTACCAAAGCGCTGCGTTTTGAAAATATTGGCTTTCGTTATCAGAGCAGCGAGGGGCCGGTGCTGCGAGGCATCAACCTACACATTGGGGTGGGCGAAAAGGTTGCGCTGGTTGGTCAAAGCGGGTGTGGTAAAAGCACCCTGGCCAATCTGGTGCCGCGCTTTTATGAGCCGCAGCAGGGGGCGATTCTGTTTGATGGGGTCGATATTCGCAGTGTGACCATGCGCTCTTTACGCCAGCAGATTGCCATGGTGACCCAGGAGAATGTGCTGTTTAACGATACCATCCGCAACAATGTGGCCTATGGCAAGCTCAGAGCCAGCGATGAGGAGATCTGGGCAGCCCTGGAGGCGGCCAATGCCAAGAGCTTTGTGGAGCAGTTACCCGAGGGGCTGGATGCCATGATCGGCAATAAGGGGGCCAAGCTTTCGGGTGGGCAGCGGCAACGCATTGCCATTGCCCGCGCCCTGCTCAAATCGGCCTCTGTGTTGATTTTGGACGAAGCAACCAGCGCCTTGGATAGCGAGAGTGAACAGTTGGTGCAAGAGGCGCTGGATCGTCTGATGGACCGCTACACCACGCTGGTGATTGCCCATCGTCTATCCACCATTCGCAATGCCGACCGCATTGTGGTGATGCATGAAGGGGCGGTGGCGGAGATGGGCACCCATGATAGCTTGCTGGCGCAGGGGGGCCTCTATGCCAAACTCTGTGAGATTCAATTTGATACCCAAACGGCGAAAGAGTAA
- a CDS encoding glycosyltransferase family 4 protein: MIRLAIITSHPIQYNAPFFQCLAQQPGLQLRVFYSWVGTAGQNDPEFGHPIQWDLPLLEGYDFRFVENRAQDPGTHHFNGLNNPTMVAEIQAWQPHVLLVYGWPFRTHLRVLRAFHGRVPILFRGDSNLLASGGFFNSQRRIFPWLRRLVLRWVYGHVDGALPVGQLNDDYFRAFNIPDQRRFRVPHMVDNARFAADHGARCAEALTQRRRLGIDDEKVVLLFAGKFVPHKQPMQILQAVQQANRLSEDRLVLLLVGSGPLQADLQQQALGDKAIFFMETANQQAMPMIYRMGDLLVLPSRNETWGLAVNEAMACQRPALVSSQVGCGPDLIVPGETGWSYPFGQEQQLPALLLEWCQSRAHLAAMGARAYARIQDYSFTQGARALMSALQQMTAAFNRP; the protein is encoded by the coding sequence ATGATCCGCTTAGCCATCATTACCTCGCACCCCATTCAATACAATGCCCCCTTTTTTCAGTGTCTGGCCCAACAACCGGGTTTGCAACTGCGGGTTTTTTATAGCTGGGTTGGTACCGCTGGGCAGAATGACCCCGAATTTGGTCACCCCATCCAGTGGGATCTCCCCCTGTTGGAAGGGTATGACTTTCGATTTGTGGAAAACCGCGCCCAAGATCCCGGTACGCACCACTTTAACGGCCTAAATAATCCCACCATGGTGGCAGAAATTCAGGCATGGCAGCCCCATGTGTTGCTGGTGTATGGCTGGCCGTTTCGCACCCATTTGCGGGTATTACGCGCTTTTCATGGGCGCGTGCCGATTCTGTTCCGGGGCGATTCCAACCTGTTGGCCAGTGGGGGCTTTTTTAATAGCCAACGGCGGATATTCCCCTGGTTGCGCCGCTTGGTGCTACGCTGGGTCTATGGTCATGTGGATGGTGCATTGCCGGTTGGGCAATTAAATGATGACTATTTTCGCGCTTTTAATATTCCAGACCAGCGGCGGTTTAGGGTGCCGCATATGGTGGATAATGCACGCTTTGCCGCCGATCATGGGGCCCGCTGTGCAGAGGCCCTTACGCAGCGGCGGCGGTTGGGTATTGACGATGAGAAGGTGGTGCTGCTGTTTGCGGGCAAATTTGTACCACATAAGCAGCCCATGCAGATTTTGCAGGCGGTGCAGCAGGCCAATCGGCTAAGTGAGGATCGCTTGGTGCTGCTGTTGGTGGGGAGCGGCCCCTTGCAGGCAGACCTTCAGCAACAGGCGCTTGGGGATAAGGCTATCTTTTTTATGGAGACCGCCAATCAGCAGGCGATGCCTATGATCTACCGCATGGGGGACCTGCTGGTGCTGCCCTCCCGCAATGAAACCTGGGGATTGGCGGTCAATGAGGCGATGGCCTGTCAGCGTCCGGCCTTGGTGAGCAGTCAGGTGGGGTGTGGGCCTGACCTTATTGTACCGGGCGAAACAGGTTGGAGCTATCCCTTTGGTCAAGAGCAGCAGCTACCGGCGTTGTTGCTTGAGTGGTGCCAAAGCCGCGCCCATCTGGCAGCAATGGGGGCGCGGGCTTATGCACGGATTCAGGATTACTCCTTTACCCAGGGGGCGCGGGCCTTAATGAGCGCCTTACAGCAAATGACCGCAGCGTTTAACAGACCCTGA
- a CDS encoding glycosyltransferase, producing MTQSGILFIQERASKGGAQSALARLLSHPQIQAQHPLLLTAAPGWLTQRCQELGIPVLIQPFPRSRSLAGRLWQNRRFARRVAQALTTMPHRPQWVHGNNHLEGLLTLQLAQQLGAQSALFLRAAGMQQRDFSKYQCDRCQHRMVVGEGLWHNVQRWHPSPHNHLVHDGLLEQEFCPIKPPAALFPTKILVIGSPLPAKGWQDVATAAALLDNPPFSFDYCGQPPSNWHASHGQHRFIGFHEDFITLVQGYDLVLNPSHQESFGLAALEVIAAGIPLLSSRCGVIEQVIDTPDFLFPAGDAPALAQALLRMQSQWPPPIPLLSRFQQRLRQQFSMEASVQELLHAHGVGD from the coding sequence GTGACCCAATCGGGCATTTTGTTTATTCAAGAGCGCGCCAGCAAGGGCGGCGCACAGAGTGCGCTGGCCCGCCTATTGAGCCACCCTCAAATCCAAGCCCAGCACCCCCTTTTATTAACCGCCGCCCCAGGCTGGTTGACGCAGCGCTGCCAGGAACTCGGTATTCCTGTGCTGATCCAGCCCTTTCCCCGTTCCCGTTCTTTGGCTGGGCGGTTGTGGCAAAACCGCCGTTTTGCCCGCCGGGTCGCCCAAGCCTTAACCACCATGCCGCACCGCCCGCAGTGGGTACACGGCAACAACCATTTAGAGGGTTTGCTCACCCTACAGCTCGCCCAGCAATTAGGGGCACAGAGCGCCCTGTTTTTGCGTGCCGCAGGGATGCAGCAGCGAGACTTTAGCAAATATCAGTGTGACCGGTGCCAACACCGTATGGTGGTGGGCGAGGGACTCTGGCACAACGTACAGCGGTGGCACCCTTCCCCCCACAACCATTTGGTTCATGATGGTTTGCTGGAGCAGGAGTTCTGCCCCATCAAACCACCAGCCGCCCTGTTTCCCACCAAAATTCTGGTGATTGGCTCCCCGCTACCCGCCAAAGGGTGGCAGGATGTCGCCACGGCGGCGGCGCTGTTGGACAACCCGCCATTCAGCTTTGACTATTGCGGCCAGCCGCCCAGCAACTGGCATGCTTCCCATGGACAGCACCGATTTATTGGCTTTCATGAAGATTTTATCACCCTGGTGCAGGGCTATGATCTGGTGCTCAACCCTTCCCACCAAGAGAGCTTTGGCTTGGCTGCGCTGGAGGTGATCGCGGCGGGCATACCGCTCCTCTCCAGCCGTTGCGGCGTGATCGAGCAGGTGATCGACACGCCCGATTTTCTCTTTCCTGCGGGGGATGCGCCAGCCCTGGCCCAAGCCTTGCTGAGGATGCAAAGCCAGTGGCCGCCCCCCATCCCTCTGCTGAGCCGCTTTCAACAGCGCCTGCGCCAGCAGTTTAGTATGGAGGCCAGCGTGCAAGAGCTGTTACACGCCCATGGCGTTGGGGATTAA
- a CDS encoding surface carbohydrate biosynthesis protein encodes MADATNPIVILVDHRNRDLPGAALLAYHLQRRGTPCKLVPLEAYQAALSAYRPSLILFNHLMASHLAAFSKRLHKMGVLVGVLLNEGLIYNRAALAFNTNRNHPDVHVDIYFSWNEIHAQELRKREFAKNCQVEVIGIPRFDFYFSPWREVLKNPNLPPKTPGVTRVLAVSSAGLADKLNWDPALVDEVFSMWVKHVDYYKDYWGAIRAHHAARESMFEHIQALLKQERFEVVVRPHPREELDRYSNWLSSLSAQERSRVILDHDTPIGELIMDCDVELSLHRCTTAIECWLLGRPDIELPMEKHPILYSEERDYLAPECHQPEELAGLVDAAVADPMQTAFAEKRQQHLQAWCAAPNGKVTQKMAELLLALIQQRQAHGPDTTQLHFEDWRKGWKLRLMDWLDKPYHWHPGTLIKRGLGLPVKEMRIQQQEKAVRPSEARAFIEKIARLAAAD; translated from the coding sequence ATGGCCGATGCGACCAACCCCATTGTTATTTTAGTTGATCACCGCAACCGTGATCTGCCTGGCGCGGCCTTGCTGGCCTATCATCTGCAACGGCGCGGCACACCCTGCAAATTGGTCCCGTTGGAAGCCTATCAGGCCGCGCTGTCCGCCTATCGCCCCAGTTTGATTCTATTTAACCATCTTATGGCCTCACATCTAGCCGCCTTCTCCAAACGGCTGCACAAAATGGGGGTATTGGTTGGTGTATTGCTCAATGAGGGATTGATCTACAACCGGGCAGCCCTCGCCTTTAATACCAACCGCAACCACCCTGATGTTCATGTGGATATCTATTTTAGCTGGAATGAGATCCATGCCCAGGAGCTGCGCAAGCGGGAGTTCGCAAAAAATTGCCAGGTTGAGGTGATCGGCATCCCCCGCTTTGATTTTTATTTCTCGCCTTGGCGTGAGGTCTTAAAAAACCCCAACCTCCCCCCAAAAACACCAGGCGTAACCCGCGTTCTGGCGGTGAGCAGCGCGGGGCTTGCGGATAAACTAAACTGGGACCCCGCCTTGGTGGATGAGGTCTTCTCCATGTGGGTCAAGCATGTGGACTATTACAAGGATTATTGGGGGGCCATTCGCGCCCACCATGCCGCGCGGGAAAGTATGTTTGAACACATCCAGGCGCTGCTTAAACAGGAGCGTTTTGAGGTGGTGGTGCGCCCCCACCCCAGGGAGGAGCTCGACCGTTACAGCAACTGGCTCTCAAGTTTGTCCGCGCAGGAGCGTTCCCGTGTCATCTTGGATCATGACACCCCCATCGGTGAGCTGATTATGGATTGTGATGTCGAGCTCTCCCTGCATCGCTGCACCACCGCCATCGAGTGTTGGCTGTTGGGGCGTCCCGACATTGAGCTCCCCATGGAAAAACACCCCATCCTCTACAGTGAAGAGCGCGACTACCTGGCCCCAGAGTGCCACCAACCCGAGGAACTCGCGGGGCTGGTGGATGCCGCCGTTGCCGACCCCATGCAGACGGCATTTGCGGAAAAGCGCCAGCAGCACCTACAGGCGTGGTGCGCCGCCCCCAACGGCAAGGTGACACAAAAGATGGCCGAGTTGCTCCTGGCGCTGATTCAACAGCGTCAAGCCCATGGACCAGACACCACCCAACTCCATTTTGAGGATTGGCGTAAAGGGTGGAAGCTACGGCTGATGGATTGGTTGGACAAACCCTACCATTGGCACCCTGGAACGTTGATTAAAAGAGGCCTAGGTTTGCCCGTTAAGGAGATGCGCATTCAGCAGCAGGAAAAAGCGGTACGCCCCAGCGAAGCCCGTGCGTTTATTGAAAAAATTGCCCGACTGGCGGCAGCAGACTGA